A genomic stretch from Numida meleagris isolate 19003 breed g44 Domestic line chromosome 2, NumMel1.0, whole genome shotgun sequence includes:
- the SFRP4 gene encoding secreted frizzled-related protein 4 isoform X2 translates to MAVGAAPDTKCSRTQGRRLRRRRRRLRRRRRRRRKRMLRALVAVSLWLRVSPRAQGAPCEAVRIPMCRPMPWNITRMPNHLHHSTQENAVLAIEQYEELVGTGCSPVLPFFLCAMYAPICTLEFLYDPIKPCRSVCQRARDGCEPIMRRYNHSWPDSLACDDLPVYDRGVCISPEAIVTDLPEDGKWTDFTQGVLVPDRPPQPECRSRGQERCRCKKTKPTLSTYLAKNYSYIIHAKVKSVERGNCNEITTVVEVKDILKSSMPIAQSQVPLLTNSSCQCPPLQPKQDVLIMCYEWRSRLMLLDGCLVEKWKDQLNKRFKVAA, encoded by the exons ATGGCTGTCGGCGCCGCTCCCGACACCAAGTGCAGCCGGACTCAGGGGCGGcggctgaggaggaggaggaggcggctgAGGAGGAGGCGAAGGAGGCGGAGGAAGAGGATGCTGCGCGCCTTGGTGGCCGTGTCCCTGTGGCTGCGGGTGAGCCCGCGGGCGCAGGGCGCGCCGTGCGAGGCGGTGCGCATCCCCATGTGCCGCCCCATGCCCTGGAACATCACCCGCATGCCCAACCACCTCCACCACAGCACGCAGGAGAACGCCGTGCTGGCCATCGAGCAGTACGAGGAGCTGGTGGGCACCGGCTGCAGCCCGGtcctccccttcttcctctgcGCCATGTACGCGCCCATCTGCACGCTGGAGTTCCTCTACGACCCCATCAAACCCTGCCGCTCCGTCTGCCAGCGCGCCCGCGACGGCTGCGAGCCCATCATGCGCCGCTACAATCACAGCTGGCCCGACAGCCTGGCCTGCGACGACCTCCCCGTCTACGACCGCGGCGTCTGCATCTCCCCCGAGGCCATCGTCACCGACCTGCCCGAGG ATGGGAAGTGGACGGACTTCACGCAGGGCGTGCTGGTGCCGGACAGACCCCCGCAGCCCGAGTGCAGGAGCCGCGGCCAGG AGCGATGCAGGTGCAAAAAGACGAAGCCTACGCTGTCGACCTACCTGGCCAAGAACTACAGCTACA TCATTCATGCGAAAGTAAAAAGTGTGGAGAGAGGGAACTGCAATGAGATAACGACTGTGGTTGAAGTAAAAGACATCTTGAAGTCCTCGATGCCAATTGCTCAGTCCCAAGTGCCTCTCCTGACCAATTCATCCTGCCAGTGCCCACCTCTGCAGCCGAAGCAGGATGTCCTTATCATGTGCTATGAGTGGCGCTCCAG GTTGATGCTTCTTGATGGATGTCTAGTTGAAAAATGGAAGGATCAATTAAACAAGAGATTTAAG GTGGCTGCTTAG
- the SFRP4 gene encoding secreted frizzled-related protein 4 isoform X1 — protein MAVGAAPDTKCSRTQGRRLRRRRRRLRRRRRRRRKRMLRALVAVSLWLRVSPRAQGAPCEAVRIPMCRPMPWNITRMPNHLHHSTQENAVLAIEQYEELVGTGCSPVLPFFLCAMYAPICTLEFLYDPIKPCRSVCQRARDGCEPIMRRYNHSWPDSLACDDLPVYDRGVCISPEAIVTDLPEDGKWTDFTQGVLVPDRPPQPECRSRGQERCRCKKTKPTLSTYLAKNYSYIIHAKVKSVERGNCNEITTVVEVKDILKSSMPIAQSQVPLLTNSSCQCPPLQPKQDVLIMCYEWRSRLMLLDGCLVEKWKDQLNKRFKRWEQRLQEQKLRTARSKNQNAGRSGRSGAQKPSNKNTNTLVSGPKKATKTRNGQKDTNAKKV, from the exons ATGGCTGTCGGCGCCGCTCCCGACACCAAGTGCAGCCGGACTCAGGGGCGGcggctgaggaggaggaggaggcggctgAGGAGGAGGCGAAGGAGGCGGAGGAAGAGGATGCTGCGCGCCTTGGTGGCCGTGTCCCTGTGGCTGCGGGTGAGCCCGCGGGCGCAGGGCGCGCCGTGCGAGGCGGTGCGCATCCCCATGTGCCGCCCCATGCCCTGGAACATCACCCGCATGCCCAACCACCTCCACCACAGCACGCAGGAGAACGCCGTGCTGGCCATCGAGCAGTACGAGGAGCTGGTGGGCACCGGCTGCAGCCCGGtcctccccttcttcctctgcGCCATGTACGCGCCCATCTGCACGCTGGAGTTCCTCTACGACCCCATCAAACCCTGCCGCTCCGTCTGCCAGCGCGCCCGCGACGGCTGCGAGCCCATCATGCGCCGCTACAATCACAGCTGGCCCGACAGCCTGGCCTGCGACGACCTCCCCGTCTACGACCGCGGCGTCTGCATCTCCCCCGAGGCCATCGTCACCGACCTGCCCGAGG ATGGGAAGTGGACGGACTTCACGCAGGGCGTGCTGGTGCCGGACAGACCCCCGCAGCCCGAGTGCAGGAGCCGCGGCCAGG AGCGATGCAGGTGCAAAAAGACGAAGCCTACGCTGTCGACCTACCTGGCCAAGAACTACAGCTACA TCATTCATGCGAAAGTAAAAAGTGTGGAGAGAGGGAACTGCAATGAGATAACGACTGTGGTTGAAGTAAAAGACATCTTGAAGTCCTCGATGCCAATTGCTCAGTCCCAAGTGCCTCTCCTGACCAATTCATCCTGCCAGTGCCCACCTCTGCAGCCGAAGCAGGATGTCCTTATCATGTGCTATGAGTGGCGCTCCAG GTTGATGCTTCTTGATGGATGTCTAGTTGAAAAATGGAAGGATCAATTAAACAAGAGATTTAAG AGATGGGAACAGAGACTGCAAGAACAAAAGCTGCGAACAGCCCGCAGTAAGAACCAGAATGCAGGACGCAGTGGTCGGAGCGGGGCCCAAAAACCATCAAACAAGAACACCAACACACTGGTCAGCGGCCCCAAAAAGGCCACTAAAACAAGAAATGGCCAGAAAGATACGAACGCTAAAAAAGTATGA